One window from the genome of Hyalangium ruber encodes:
- a CDS encoding acyl-CoA dehydrogenase family protein produces the protein MMDALARIISETIEPNALAVDRDGTFPHAAIEALGRAGLLGLISAKGAGGMGEGLRAAAWAVERVGEACGSTGMVLCMHYCAAAVIEQHGPWATRQEIAAGRHLSTLAFSEVGSRSHFWAPVSTAKLVDGSDSIRLDADKSWATSAGQVDSYVWSSRSLASPTKSTLWLVPGKAPGLTYPAPFDGLGLRGNSSSPIQARNVLVPRTAMLGPDGGGFDIMMGNVLPHFQVLSSSCFLGIMDAATKKAAAHVAKTRLSHLSQSLADLATIRAYLARMRLKTDMVRGLLRDTLDAMEEGREDTQLRVLEVKAGAAEMATEVTELAMRVCGGAAFRKEAGLERHFRDARAASVMSPTTDLLYDFIGKAAAGMPLFE, from the coding sequence ATGATGGATGCCCTGGCTCGAATCATCTCGGAAACCATCGAGCCCAACGCCCTCGCCGTCGACCGCGACGGCACCTTCCCCCACGCCGCCATCGAGGCCCTGGGACGCGCGGGACTGCTCGGGTTGATCAGCGCCAAGGGCGCGGGCGGCATGGGAGAGGGCCTGCGGGCGGCGGCCTGGGCCGTCGAGCGGGTGGGCGAGGCGTGCGGCTCCACGGGCATGGTGCTGTGCATGCACTACTGCGCCGCGGCGGTCATCGAGCAGCACGGGCCATGGGCCACCCGGCAGGAGATCGCCGCCGGTCGCCACCTGTCGACGCTGGCCTTCTCCGAGGTGGGCTCGCGCAGCCACTTCTGGGCGCCCGTGAGCACCGCGAAGCTCGTGGACGGGAGCGACTCCATCCGGCTGGACGCGGACAAGAGCTGGGCCACCTCCGCGGGGCAGGTGGACAGCTACGTCTGGTCCAGCCGCTCCCTGGCCAGCCCGACCAAGAGCACGCTCTGGCTGGTGCCGGGCAAGGCCCCCGGGCTGACGTACCCCGCGCCCTTCGACGGACTGGGCCTGCGCGGCAACTCCTCCTCCCCCATCCAGGCGCGCAACGTCCTCGTGCCGCGCACGGCGATGCTGGGGCCGGATGGCGGCGGGTTCGACATCATGATGGGCAACGTGCTGCCCCACTTCCAGGTGCTCAGCTCGAGCTGCTTCCTGGGCATCATGGATGCGGCGACGAAGAAGGCCGCGGCGCACGTGGCGAAGACACGCCTGTCGCACCTCTCGCAGTCGCTGGCGGACCTGGCCACCATCCGCGCGTACCTGGCGCGCATGCGGCTGAAGACGGACATGGTGCGCGGGCTGCTGCGCGACACGCTGGACGCGATGGAGGAGGGGCGCGAGGACACCCAGCTGCGCGTGCTGGAGGTGAAGGCCGGGGCGGCGGAGATGGCCACCGAGGTGACGGAGCTGGCCATGCGCGTGTGCGGCGGCGCGGCCTTCCGCAAGGAGGCGGGGCTGGAGCGGCACTTCCGCGACGCGCGCGCGGCCTCGGTGATGTCGCCGACGACGGACCTGCTCTACGACTTCATCGGGAAGGCGGCGGCCGGAATGCCCCTGTTCGAATGA
- a CDS encoding lipoprotein yields MRRTAPGLLFAALILLGLTGCSTSECRVYCNRYQQCIEDDIEVDACTDRCEAASEADRDHESKVEECASCVDTRTCAASFDDCVDDCLGVQGPL; encoded by the coding sequence ATGAGACGCACAGCTCCAGGGTTGCTCTTCGCGGCCCTGATCCTTCTCGGACTGACCGGCTGCAGCACCAGCGAGTGCAGGGTCTATTGCAATCGGTACCAGCAGTGCATCGAGGACGACATCGAGGTGGACGCCTGCACCGATCGGTGCGAGGCGGCCTCCGAGGCCGACCGTGACCACGAGTCCAAGGTGGAGGAGTGCGCCAGCTGCGTGGACACGCGCACCTGCGCGGCGTCGTTCGACGATTGCGTCGATGACTGCCTGGGCGTCCAAGGCCCCCTCTAA
- a CDS encoding ribosome-binding factor A → MTSSKHRRSRASHRRAGSSPLSSELEALPARHLRVQSTLFQEVSRLFRGELSDPLLDGVAVTSLELSPDGRNVRIGFTLPPEQAEAGPAPVEEALTRASSFIRSQLALGLDLKRVPHLRFVYVGVASREPVDLSQEELAWGEEYEEGGES, encoded by the coding sequence ATGACTTCTTCCAAGCATCGCCGTAGCCGCGCGTCCCATCGGCGCGCGGGTTCTTCCCCGCTGTCTTCCGAACTCGAAGCCCTTCCCGCGCGCCACCTGCGCGTGCAGTCCACCCTGTTCCAGGAGGTGTCGCGCCTCTTCCGAGGAGAACTCTCTGATCCGTTGCTCGACGGTGTCGCCGTGACTTCGCTCGAGCTGTCACCGGACGGGCGCAACGTCCGTATCGGCTTCACCCTCCCACCCGAGCAGGCCGAGGCAGGCCCCGCCCCCGTGGAGGAGGCTCTCACCCGCGCGAGCAGCTTCATCCGCTCCCAGCTCGCGCTCGGGCTGGACCTCAAGCGAGTGCCACACCTGCGCTTCGTCTACGTGGGCGTCGCGTCGCGTGAGCCCGTGGACCTGTCCCAGGAAGAGCTCGCCTGGGGCGAGGAGTACGAGGAAGGGGGTGAGTCATGA
- a CDS encoding RtcB family protein, with protein MMPRVLESPPGALPILAWARAVPAGAVKQLQHIASQPYIVEHVAAMPDVHMAEGVAVGTVFATEHHIIPGALGGDLGCGVSALRFEFPAASLSRAELTRILDKLARAVPVGDAVHRGRGVPLPPELEAASLSTHRLQREWERLAPRHLGTLGGGNHFLELDRDAGGALWLLLHTGSRGVGAAIAGHHLRVAQTHGEGSLPGLRTDTPEGVACLADTEQACRFARANREALTARAVEVLTKALGQAPDLDSRVDVHHNHVSAESHFGRTLLVHRKGAVGLAPGQRGLIPGSMGTASYLVAGKGEPRAFRSCSHGAGRVMTRKEAREHIRPAALEHAMRRVVFDVGRAGSLVEEAPAVYRDIAEVLEDEEDLVTPLLRLTPIAVLKG; from the coding sequence ATGATGCCCCGTGTCCTCGAGAGCCCGCCGGGAGCACTGCCCATCCTCGCCTGGGCCCGCGCGGTGCCGGCGGGCGCGGTGAAGCAACTCCAGCACATCGCCAGTCAGCCCTACATCGTCGAACATGTGGCCGCGATGCCAGACGTCCACATGGCCGAGGGTGTCGCGGTGGGCACCGTCTTCGCCACCGAGCACCACATCATCCCCGGCGCACTCGGAGGGGACCTGGGGTGTGGCGTCAGTGCGCTGCGCTTCGAGTTCCCCGCGGCCTCGTTGAGCCGAGCGGAGTTGACGCGCATCCTCGACAAGTTGGCGCGAGCAGTGCCCGTGGGCGACGCGGTACACCGAGGGCGGGGAGTGCCGTTACCGCCCGAGCTCGAAGCCGCGAGCCTGTCCACCCACCGCCTCCAGCGCGAGTGGGAGCGGCTGGCCCCAAGGCACCTCGGGACACTGGGCGGTGGCAACCACTTCCTGGAACTGGACCGTGACGCGGGAGGAGCGCTCTGGCTGCTCCTCCACACGGGCTCTCGGGGCGTGGGAGCCGCCATCGCCGGGCACCACCTCCGCGTGGCGCAGACCCATGGCGAGGGCTCGCTGCCAGGCCTGCGCACGGACACACCCGAAGGAGTCGCCTGCCTCGCGGACACCGAGCAGGCGTGCCGCTTCGCCCGAGCCAACCGCGAGGCGCTCACCGCCCGGGCGGTGGAGGTGCTCACCAAAGCACTGGGGCAGGCGCCGGACCTGGATTCGCGCGTGGACGTCCACCACAACCACGTCTCGGCCGAGTCGCACTTCGGCCGCACGCTGCTCGTTCACCGCAAGGGGGCGGTGGGGCTGGCGCCCGGGCAGCGGGGCCTCATCCCCGGCAGCATGGGGACGGCCTCGTACCTCGTCGCCGGGAAGGGCGAGCCCCGAGCCTTCCGCTCGTGCTCGCATGGCGCGGGGCGCGTCATGACACGAAAGGAGGCCCGAGAGCACATCCGCCCGGCGGCGCTGGAGCACGCCATGCGCCGCGTGGTGTTCGACGTGGGGCGCGCGGGCTCCCTCGTGGAGGAGGCCCCCGCCGTCTACCGCGACATCGCCGAGGTCCTCGAGGATGAGGAGGACCTCGTGACCCCCCTGCTGCGACTCACGCCCATCGCCGTGCTCAAGGGCTGA
- a CDS encoding metallophosphoesterase family protein: MSRAWVLLALLPLSGCVRPAEGRALKDLEIGRASGGGLSVTVEDGLAAVRGVESGALTLWGNAPAFRMRTTTAADAPEWWTLVVRNAMPDAELKAEAGSDGEALEVEDGPSLVPTVKTWRVRLRPGSEARLTVAPPDWDTPRPFRFAALADVQEALPRVGDIYARMNQDPSLRFIFFSGDLTEQGSREQLEEFQTRLEASRVPLYATLGNHETFTLDVPYHQFVGRGSQHFVFQGVRFTMLDTGNGTVDPVVEEQFDGWLEASRNAVHVVGMHIAPMDPIGVRNGSFSSRNEAAALVGKMARAGVDLTLYGHVHSYYAFSNAGIPAYISGGGGSIPETFDGVGRHYLTVDVDPAAGVQEVAVVRVD, translated from the coding sequence GTGAGCCGCGCGTGGGTGCTGTTGGCGCTGTTGCCGCTGTCGGGCTGTGTGCGGCCCGCGGAGGGACGGGCCCTGAAGGATCTGGAGATCGGCCGCGCCTCGGGTGGTGGCCTCTCGGTGACGGTGGAGGACGGGCTGGCGGCGGTGCGAGGTGTGGAGTCCGGCGCGCTGACGCTGTGGGGCAACGCACCGGCGTTCCGGATGCGCACCACGACCGCGGCGGATGCGCCCGAGTGGTGGACGTTGGTGGTGCGCAACGCCATGCCGGACGCGGAGCTGAAGGCGGAGGCGGGCTCGGACGGCGAGGCGCTGGAGGTGGAGGACGGGCCCTCGCTGGTGCCGACGGTGAAGACGTGGCGGGTGCGCCTGCGGCCCGGGAGCGAGGCGCGGCTGACGGTGGCGCCGCCGGACTGGGACACGCCGAGGCCGTTCCGCTTCGCCGCGCTGGCGGACGTGCAGGAAGCGCTGCCGCGCGTGGGGGACATCTATGCGCGGATGAACCAGGACCCCTCGCTGCGCTTCATCTTCTTCTCGGGAGACCTGACCGAGCAGGGCAGCCGTGAGCAGCTCGAGGAGTTCCAGACGCGGCTGGAGGCCTCGCGGGTGCCGCTGTACGCCACGCTGGGCAACCACGAGACGTTCACGCTGGACGTGCCGTACCACCAGTTCGTGGGGCGTGGCAGCCAGCACTTCGTGTTTCAGGGCGTGCGCTTCACGATGCTGGACACGGGCAACGGCACGGTGGATCCGGTGGTGGAGGAGCAGTTCGACGGCTGGTTGGAGGCGTCGCGGAATGCGGTGCATGTGGTGGGCATGCACATCGCGCCGATGGACCCCATCGGGGTGCGCAACGGCTCGTTCTCCAGCCGCAACGAGGCGGCCGCGCTCGTGGGCAAGATGGCGCGGGCGGGAGTGGACCTGACGCTCTATGGCCACGTGCATTCGTATTACGCGTTCTCCAACGCGGGCATCCCCGCCTACATCTCCGGAGGTGGAGGTTCCATTCCAGAGACCTTCGATGGCGTGGGCCGGCACTACCTCACGGTGGATGTGGATCCGGCGGCGGGGGTGCAGGAGGTGGCGGTGGTGCGCGTGGACTGA
- a CDS encoding serine/threonine protein kinase, which produces MADPSSQEFGKYVLLSKLAAGGMAVTYRARMTGAAGVTKPCVIKQILPHFADDPDFIEMFVSEARVAAGLSHGNIAQVFDFGEVGGQYFIALELVHGQPLSKVLRRSAKSGMGFFPIPLALHIISKMCDGLDYAHRFVGEDGEAMGLVHRDVSPDNVLISYEGEVKVIDFGIAKATSVVEQKTSPGVVKGKYPYFSPEQAQGRQDLDSRTDVYAAGVVLYEAVCGKRPFEGEFVTVLPRILTGDFVPPSQVNPAVSPDLEDIIYRAMALEREDRFPTAKALSEALLELLYRENPRFTPTMLSQLVAHLFTEELTAEGRKVELPPTFREQLVAWQNPGPAEGSQARARAPASGSGPRTPGGGSRPPSGSVRSVNSRPPSSGASRPASNGAPRTPSSSGVRVATTGARRVTNPGGARRVTNPGGPTSGVRRALNSNPGVAMPEAPARNASAEDATPPEGTPLPPGDAASLLTETPHPTPVETPAATVVRPVDAAAAVRAANAKKEAELAERRQKLVRNISLGVFGVVALLGLFVLLRPKPPEAGARTTTIWVTSLPEGAAVTLNSQMVRGKTPLFVEGFVLHEANTLVITAPGHLAWTKRFTPTSHNESPIHADLRRGTAEPTPPVKPPPVIVADAPDAGSQADAGSQALAVQTGTESPPVDPKLDFHQVSYPTRLLVLRTAYNALPMPEYATASIELNPGTTYSVRAEGGAAYTADSPTSSSLAYFLEGELPADDSFGVLTGTARSIKGARRLHVFAFDENGLEDNRGSIRVQLTESKWKPPRYLVFDPQKHALPLKNEHQVMLRGLNPRSTYLFTVRDDFAELFPGAKGRIRRVLCMERGGDAATSRRGYRLLEAGKRYQLDGLDTLRCTFPDTKVSNNQGALEVDLVDVTTMSRKQREEYIRNSRRTER; this is translated from the coding sequence TTGGCAGACCCCAGCTCCCAGGAATTTGGCAAGTACGTCCTGCTGTCCAAGCTCGCGGCGGGCGGCATGGCCGTCACCTACCGCGCGCGAATGACGGGCGCGGCGGGCGTGACGAAGCCGTGCGTCATCAAGCAGATCCTCCCCCACTTCGCCGATGATCCCGACTTCATCGAGATGTTCGTCAGCGAAGCGCGGGTGGCCGCCGGCCTGAGCCACGGCAACATCGCCCAGGTCTTCGACTTCGGCGAGGTGGGCGGCCAGTACTTCATCGCCCTGGAGCTCGTCCACGGCCAGCCGCTGTCCAAGGTGCTGCGCCGCTCCGCCAAGTCCGGCATGGGCTTCTTCCCCATCCCCCTGGCGCTGCACATCATCAGCAAGATGTGCGACGGGCTGGACTACGCGCACCGCTTCGTGGGCGAGGACGGCGAGGCCATGGGCCTGGTCCACCGCGACGTCTCCCCGGACAACGTCCTCATCTCCTATGAGGGCGAGGTCAAGGTCATCGACTTCGGCATCGCCAAGGCCACCAGCGTGGTGGAGCAGAAGACCTCGCCGGGCGTGGTGAAGGGCAAGTACCCGTACTTCTCCCCGGAGCAGGCCCAGGGGCGGCAGGATCTCGACTCGCGCACGGACGTGTACGCCGCCGGCGTGGTGCTCTACGAGGCGGTGTGCGGCAAGCGCCCCTTCGAGGGTGAGTTCGTCACCGTGCTGCCGCGCATCCTCACGGGCGACTTCGTTCCTCCCTCCCAGGTCAACCCCGCCGTCAGCCCGGACCTGGAGGACATCATCTACCGGGCCATGGCGCTGGAGCGCGAGGACCGCTTCCCCACCGCCAAGGCGCTCAGCGAGGCGCTGCTGGAGCTGCTCTACCGGGAGAACCCGCGCTTCACCCCCACGATGCTGTCGCAGCTGGTGGCGCACCTCTTCACCGAGGAGCTGACCGCCGAGGGCCGCAAGGTGGAGCTGCCCCCCACCTTCCGCGAGCAGCTCGTCGCCTGGCAGAACCCGGGCCCCGCCGAAGGCTCCCAGGCCCGCGCCCGCGCACCCGCCTCTGGCAGCGGCCCCCGGACCCCGGGCGGCGGCAGCCGACCGCCCTCGGGCTCGGTGCGCTCCGTGAACTCGCGGCCCCCGAGCTCCGGCGCGTCCCGTCCGGCCAGCAATGGCGCCCCGCGCACCCCCAGCTCCAGCGGCGTGCGGGTGGCCACCACCGGCGCGCGGCGGGTGACCAACCCCGGCGGCGCGCGGCGGGTGACCAACCCCGGTGGCCCCACCTCGGGAGTGCGTCGGGCCCTGAACTCCAACCCCGGCGTGGCCATGCCCGAGGCACCGGCACGCAACGCCTCGGCCGAGGACGCGACGCCCCCTGAAGGCACTCCCTTGCCGCCGGGCGACGCCGCCAGCCTGCTCACGGAGACGCCTCACCCCACGCCGGTGGAGACGCCCGCCGCGACCGTCGTCCGGCCGGTGGATGCGGCGGCCGCCGTGCGCGCGGCCAACGCGAAGAAGGAGGCGGAGCTCGCCGAGCGGCGCCAGAAGCTGGTGCGCAACATCAGCCTGGGCGTCTTCGGGGTGGTCGCCCTCCTCGGCCTCTTCGTGCTGCTGCGCCCCAAGCCCCCCGAGGCCGGCGCCCGCACCACCACCATCTGGGTGACCTCGCTGCCCGAAGGCGCCGCGGTGACCCTCAACTCGCAGATGGTGCGGGGCAAGACGCCGCTCTTCGTCGAGGGCTTCGTGCTCCACGAGGCCAACACCCTGGTCATCACCGCCCCCGGTCACCTGGCGTGGACCAAGCGCTTCACCCCCACCAGCCACAACGAGTCGCCCATCCACGCGGATCTGCGGCGCGGCACGGCCGAGCCCACGCCGCCGGTCAAGCCACCGCCGGTCATCGTCGCCGACGCGCCGGACGCGGGCTCGCAGGCCGACGCGGGCTCGCAGGCGCTCGCGGTCCAGACGGGCACGGAGTCCCCTCCCGTGGACCCGAAGCTCGACTTCCACCAGGTGAGCTACCCGACGCGGCTGCTGGTGCTTCGCACCGCGTACAACGCCCTCCCCATGCCCGAGTACGCCACGGCCAGCATCGAGCTGAACCCTGGCACCACGTACTCGGTCCGCGCCGAGGGAGGCGCGGCGTATACGGCCGACAGCCCCACCTCCAGCAGCCTGGCCTACTTCCTGGAAGGAGAGCTGCCCGCGGACGACAGCTTCGGCGTGCTCACCGGCACCGCGCGCTCCATCAAGGGCGCCAGGCGCCTGCACGTCTTCGCCTTCGACGAGAACGGGCTGGAGGACAACCGCGGCAGCATCCGCGTCCAGCTCACCGAGTCCAAGTGGAAGCCGCCGCGCTACCTCGTCTTCGACCCGCAGAAGCACGCCCTGCCCCTGAAGAACGAGCACCAGGTGATGCTGCGCGGCCTCAACCCGCGCTCCACCTACCTCTTCACCGTGCGCGATGACTTCGCCGAGCTGTTCCCCGGCGCCAAGGGCCGCATCCGCCGCGTGCTGTGCATGGAGCGCGGCGGAGACGCCGCCACCTCGCGCCGCGGCTACCGCCTGCTCGAGGCCGGCAAGCGCTACCAGCTCGACGGCCTGGACACGCTGCGCTGCACCTTCCCCGACACCAAGGTGAGCAACAACCAGGGCGCGCTCGAGGTGGACCTCGTGGATGTGACGACCATGTCGCGCAAGCAGCGCGAGGAGTACATCCGCAACTCCCGCCGCACCGAGCGCTAG
- a CDS encoding MBL fold metallo-hydrolase: MRTLNRNPFTLRALRTAALSFALVAAGCEGDQGPKGDPGEQGPKGDSATVDPALSTPDKAFAGIGGKAAIQGLQNFALETAGQRYVFGEGFKPDDIVLGNTSDGNLVRYDVQGNRLSIRSQRTVNFLGFNAPQTFTEIINENLGYLEGSESIFGAPGGNLLPDRTAAIRRQQRLLNPHLILKDVAANPSSARDGGPAVLDGSLHQLLVVNDPVYPLSLYVNAQTGKLSKLVTLENDPLHRDVPVEVYYSGWEAAGSGGLLFPKQVAIAVDGHLLHAETRKSVTVNGALDSAVFAFPAAASPGYNADDASRGLANHQFLMSYASIGIPLEGLQTFIQPTKLTEGVWFLGGGSHNSMAIEQADGVVILEAPLYPERSTAIINWVKNEPSFENKRITHVLATHHHDDHSAGLRAFVAEGAKVVVHEVSAPHFRHIFRNPSTIRPDPLALKPTAPTPTLITVPAGGSVTLPDATHPVGAYSLETGHAADMLLFHVPSAKVAFSSDLFNPGQGGIGNGPKELYKSITQTHNLTVDTVAGGHGATAPIADLAALANP; encoded by the coding sequence ATGAGAACGCTGAACCGCAACCCCTTCACGCTGCGCGCGCTGCGTACCGCCGCTCTGAGCTTTGCCCTCGTCGCCGCCGGTTGTGAAGGTGACCAGGGCCCCAAAGGTGATCCGGGCGAGCAGGGCCCCAAGGGCGACTCGGCCACCGTCGACCCCGCGCTGAGCACCCCGGACAAGGCCTTCGCTGGCATCGGTGGCAAGGCCGCCATCCAGGGTCTGCAGAACTTCGCCCTGGAGACCGCCGGCCAGCGCTACGTCTTCGGCGAGGGCTTCAAGCCGGACGACATCGTCCTGGGCAACACCTCGGACGGCAACCTCGTCCGCTATGACGTGCAGGGCAACCGCCTGTCCATCCGCAGCCAGCGCACCGTCAACTTCCTGGGCTTCAACGCTCCGCAGACCTTCACGGAGATCATCAACGAGAACCTGGGCTATCTCGAAGGATCCGAGAGCATCTTCGGCGCTCCGGGCGGCAACCTGCTCCCGGATCGCACCGCCGCCATCCGTCGTCAGCAGCGGCTGCTCAACCCGCACCTCATCCTCAAGGACGTAGCGGCCAACCCCAGTAGCGCGCGCGATGGTGGCCCGGCGGTGCTCGATGGCAGCCTGCACCAGCTCCTGGTGGTCAATGACCCGGTCTACCCCTTGAGCCTCTACGTCAACGCGCAGACGGGGAAGCTCTCCAAGCTCGTCACCCTGGAGAATGACCCGCTGCACCGCGACGTCCCCGTCGAGGTCTACTACTCGGGCTGGGAGGCGGCCGGCAGCGGCGGGCTGCTCTTCCCCAAGCAGGTCGCCATCGCCGTCGATGGGCACCTGCTGCATGCCGAGACGCGCAAGTCGGTCACCGTCAACGGCGCCCTGGACAGCGCCGTCTTCGCGTTCCCCGCGGCGGCCTCGCCCGGCTACAACGCCGACGATGCCTCGCGCGGCCTGGCCAATCACCAGTTCCTCATGTCCTATGCCTCCATCGGCATCCCCCTGGAGGGGCTGCAGACCTTCATCCAGCCGACGAAGCTGACCGAAGGCGTGTGGTTCCTCGGCGGGGGCTCGCACAACTCGATGGCCATCGAGCAGGCCGACGGCGTCGTCATCCTCGAAGCGCCGCTGTACCCCGAGCGCAGCACGGCCATCATCAACTGGGTGAAGAACGAGCCCTCGTTCGAGAACAAGCGCATCACCCACGTGCTGGCCACGCACCACCATGATGACCACTCGGCCGGCCTGCGCGCCTTCGTCGCCGAGGGCGCCAAGGTGGTGGTGCATGAGGTCTCCGCGCCCCACTTCCGACACATCTTCCGCAACCCGTCCACCATCCGCCCGGATCCCCTGGCGCTGAAGCCCACCGCGCCCACGCCCACCCTCATCACGGTGCCCGCCGGCGGCTCCGTCACCCTGCCGGATGCCACCCACCCGGTGGGGGCCTACAGCCTCGAGACGGGACACGCGGCGGACATGCTGCTGTTCCACGTGCCCAGCGCGAAGGTCGCCTTCTCCTCGGACCTCTTCAACCCGGGCCAGGGCGGCATCGGCAACGGTCCCAAGGAGCTCTACAAGTCCATCACCCAGACCCACAACCTGACGGTGGACACGGTGGCGGGTGGGCACGGCGCCACGGCGCCCATCGCGGATCTGGCGGCCCTCGCCAACCCGTAG
- a CDS encoding glycosyltransferase family 87 protein yields MSTFDSSAPQPRALASGPKWAFGALLLVLAVMAVVLGQHPRRGLDFRVYLLAAERFLAGADLYLASDGIMPFKYAPLTAPLFLPFTLLPARVAAALWNLGAVVALGAVAWLTSRAAPAPGERTPWPWAPALATLALLPALHLEFFYAQVDGVMLLLLALTAVGAERGRTWGPAAAFAVAVLLKPPAALLGLFLLMRRHWGVLAASVGFGLVLTLPSLARYGPEGLLAQFHAWLETLARTTPPWALGHNPQGLPTLLLSLVLPSDAIPSGAALSGAQGLALLLFVAAVLWSRPGPVELFALCCLGVTLLSPLAWRANFVMAWPLLRVAAEERTRGGLALVVLAGLVGVLASDTVLGAEGARQVLLWRPYALVFTALLLWTVWRSRRTATPMLPRSFPT; encoded by the coding sequence ATGAGCACCTTCGACAGTTCCGCTCCCCAGCCACGCGCCCTGGCCTCCGGTCCCAAATGGGCCTTTGGGGCGCTGCTGCTGGTACTTGCCGTGATGGCGGTGGTGCTGGGGCAGCACCCAAGGCGCGGCCTGGACTTCCGCGTCTACCTGCTCGCCGCCGAGCGCTTCCTGGCCGGGGCGGACCTCTACCTCGCCTCCGACGGCATCATGCCGTTCAAGTACGCGCCGCTCACAGCGCCGCTGTTCCTGCCCTTCACGCTGCTGCCCGCGCGCGTCGCGGCGGCGCTGTGGAACCTGGGCGCGGTGGTGGCCCTGGGCGCGGTGGCCTGGCTGACCTCACGCGCCGCGCCCGCTCCCGGAGAGCGCACACCCTGGCCCTGGGCGCCCGCACTCGCCACGCTGGCGCTGCTGCCCGCGCTTCACCTCGAGTTCTTCTACGCGCAGGTGGATGGGGTGATGCTGCTCCTGCTGGCGCTCACGGCCGTAGGTGCCGAGCGTGGCAGGACGTGGGGGCCGGCTGCCGCCTTCGCCGTGGCCGTCCTGCTCAAGCCGCCCGCGGCGCTGCTGGGCCTCTTCCTCTTGATGCGCCGTCACTGGGGCGTGCTCGCCGCCAGCGTGGGGTTCGGCCTCGTGCTCACGCTGCCCTCTCTCGCGCGGTATGGCCCCGAGGGGCTGCTCGCCCAGTTCCACGCGTGGCTGGAGACACTCGCGCGCACCACCCCGCCGTGGGCGCTCGGGCACAATCCCCAGGGACTGCCCACGCTGCTGCTCTCGCTGGTGCTGCCCTCCGACGCCATTCCCTCCGGCGCGGCGCTCAGCGGCGCGCAGGGGCTGGCGCTCCTGCTCTTCGTGGCCGCGGTGCTCTGGAGCCGACCGGGCCCCGTGGAGCTGTTCGCGCTGTGCTGCCTCGGGGTGACGCTGCTCTCTCCCCTGGCGTGGCGCGCGAACTTCGTCATGGCCTGGCCCCTGCTCCGTGTCGCGGCGGAAGAGCGGACCCGGGGAGGCCTCGCGCTGGTCGTCCTCGCGGGCCTGGTGGGCGTTCTCGCGTCGGACACTGTGCTCGGCGCGGAAGGGGCTCGACAGGTGCTGCTCTGGCGCCCCTACGCGCTCGTCTTCACCGCGCTGCTGCTGTGGACGGTGTGGCGGTCTCGCCGCACCGCCACTCCCATGCTCCCACGAAGCTTTCCGACCTGA
- a CDS encoding AraC family transcriptional regulator, protein MDVLADVLSATRIGGTVFCRSELTNPWGMAFEPASRAGLHIVARGSCWLRLKGRSSHLHLAQGDVVLLPHGAGHGITSDPSVQPLPFDQIIKRCQVSEGPNGMSLSMEGKGPSTVLLCGAYRFEHEGVHPLLSLLPPLIHIPADGGQVAGPLEAVLRLLVSEYAQPGPGSVTVTARLVDVLFIHVIRCWLERQPEGSAGWLGAVRDPQVGRALALMHGEPRRDWTVDALAAEVACSRATFSRRFRELVGEPPLVYLTRLRMDVAARLLREGDQPLAAVAERVGYASEFAFNRTFHRVRGVPPGRYREQARDARTPRPGGEVLAPRPDAASRLLVPPPAAQGTGRTRRGLRERGRAARSASLIRTGAFRPPPSR, encoded by the coding sequence ATGGACGTCCTCGCCGATGTTCTCTCCGCCACCCGGATCGGCGGCACGGTGTTCTGTCGCTCCGAGCTGACGAACCCCTGGGGCATGGCCTTCGAGCCGGCCTCCCGGGCCGGGCTCCACATCGTGGCGCGCGGCTCGTGCTGGCTGCGCCTGAAGGGCAGGAGCTCGCACCTGCACCTGGCCCAGGGAGACGTCGTCCTGCTGCCCCATGGCGCCGGTCACGGCATCACCAGCGACCCCAGCGTCCAGCCTCTGCCCTTCGATCAGATCATCAAGCGCTGCCAGGTGTCCGAAGGCCCCAATGGCATGAGCTTGAGCATGGAGGGCAAGGGGCCCTCCACCGTGCTGCTGTGCGGCGCCTACCGCTTCGAGCACGAGGGCGTCCACCCGTTGCTGTCCCTGCTGCCGCCGCTCATCCACATCCCTGCGGATGGGGGACAGGTGGCCGGGCCCCTGGAGGCGGTGCTGCGCCTGCTGGTGTCCGAGTACGCCCAGCCTGGCCCCGGCTCGGTCACCGTGACCGCGCGGCTCGTGGACGTGCTCTTCATCCACGTCATCCGCTGCTGGCTCGAGCGCCAGCCCGAGGGCAGCGCCGGGTGGCTCGGCGCGGTCAGGGATCCCCAGGTGGGCCGCGCGCTGGCGCTGATGCATGGCGAGCCCCGCCGCGACTGGACGGTGGATGCGCTCGCCGCGGAGGTGGCCTGCTCTCGCGCGACCTTCTCGCGGCGCTTCCGGGAGCTGGTGGGCGAGCCACCCCTCGTCTATCTCACTCGCCTGCGCATGGATGTGGCCGCGCGCCTGCTGCGCGAGGGCGATCAGCCCCTGGCCGCCGTCGCCGAGCGCGTGGGCTATGCCTCCGAGTTCGCCTTCAACCGCACCTTCCACCGCGTCCGGGGCGTGCCTCCAGGCCGCTACCGCGAGCAGGCGCGGGACGCACGGACGCCCCGCCCGGGCGGTGAGGTATTGGCGCCACGTCCGGACGCTGCTTCCCGGCTCCTCGTCCCGCCTCCCGCCGCTCAGGGAACGGGCAGGACGCGGCGGGGGCTCCGGGAGCGGGGCAGGGCCGCGCGCAGCGCTTCGCTCATTCGAACAGGGGCATTCCGGCCGCCGCCTTCCCGATGA